The following are from one region of the Candidatus Cloacimonadota bacterium genome:
- a CDS encoding GNAT family N-acetyltransferase, translating into MSKITLVRGYVPGAIGRVVEMHGRYYHRHWGFGQFFEAKVATELSEFLTRYDAASDGFWTVQVDGRVEGSISIDGRHAMTRGAHLRWFIVSDALRGRGAGSRLMDAAMDFCRDKGYRQIYLWTFAGLSAARSLYEKAGFALVEERSGTQWGVEVKEQRFELTRSDKGRQVGFR; encoded by the coding sequence ATGTCGAAGATCACGTTGGTGCGGGGCTATGTGCCCGGGGCGATCGGGAGGGTGGTGGAAATGCATGGGCGTTATTATCATCGGCATTGGGGGTTCGGGCAGTTCTTCGAGGCCAAGGTCGCGACGGAACTCTCGGAATTTCTCACCCGCTATGACGCGGCCAGCGACGGCTTCTGGACAGTACAGGTCGATGGACGCGTCGAGGGTTCGATATCCATTGACGGCCGGCACGCCATGACACGCGGGGCGCACTTGCGGTGGTTCATCGTTTCGGACGCCCTGCGCGGCCGGGGTGCCGGTTCACGGCTCATGGACGCTGCCATGGATTTCTGCCGGGACAAGGGGTATCGGCAAATATATTTGTGGACCTTCGCGGGCCTTTCTGCCGCCCGCAGTCTTTACGAAAAAGCGGGCTTCGCCCTCGTCGAGGAGCGGTCGGGGACGCAGTGGGGTGTCGAGGTCAAGGAACAACGCTTTGAACTGACCCGGTCTGACAAAGGCAGGCAAGTCGGGTTCCGTTAA